Below is a genomic region from Hevea brasiliensis isolate MT/VB/25A 57/8 chromosome 3, ASM3005281v1, whole genome shotgun sequence.
ggcactactcctaccttttctctaatactctcattacggactttatctagtctagtatgaccattcatccaccttaacattctcatctctgcaactcttatcttagatgcatacgacttttTCAGTGcgcaacactcactaccatataacatagccggtcgtatggctgtacggtaaaatttttctttcaatttattaggaatcttacgatcacataaaactcccgtggcacgtctccacttcaaccatccggctttaatcctatgactaacatcctcctcacatcccccatctatttgaaggactgagcttagatatttaaagtgattactttggggcaatatcactccattcaaactaactccttccctatcaccagtttggccttcactgaacttgcaatgcatatattttgtcttcgttctacttaacttaaaatcctttgactctagagtacttctcgaaagttctagctttctattgactccttctcgtgtctcatctgtcagaacaatatcatccgcaaacatcatgcaccaaggaatactctcttgtatatgtttcgtcagttcatctaaaactaatgtaaaatggTAAGGGCTTAtgactgatccttggtgtaatccaattgagatcggaaaatctcttgtctcccctcccactgtgcgcacaatagtagttgctccttcatacatatctttcaatacttgtatgtacctaatagataccctcttttattctaacacattccataagacttctcttggaacactatcataagccttctccaaatcaataaaaatcatgtgtagatctttcttcacatctctatatttcttcattaagcttctaatgagaaagatcgcttccatagttgaacgaccgggcatgaaactaaattgattgagagagatagaagtatcattacgtagtcgatgctccacaactctctcccacaacttcatagtatagctcatgagtttaattcccttatagtttgagcaactctgtatgtctctcttatttttaaaaataggtactaaaatattcttcctccattcatcaggcattttctttgagtttagaatcttattaaataatttagttaaccatgccactctcatatctcccaaatacttccacacttcaattggtatttcattgggtccacaggctttacccactttcattctcttgagtgtttcctttacttctaaagatctaatccttctagtatgattcacattcttttctattgttctataatctatagtcacgctattaccattttgactattattaaagagatcattaaaataatttctccatctttctttaatgtcctcatctttcaccaacacttttccttctttatccttaatgcatctAACTTGATTgaaatcttgacatttcctttctctcctccttgctaatctataaatatctttctccccttctttagttccaagtttctcatgtaacttttcaaaggcctgtgctcttgcttgactaactgctttttttgtctatttctttgctatcttgtactgttcatatgcctcattattatcacatttaggtaatttcttataccattccctttttctcttcactgccttttgtacttcctcattccaccaccatctctcttttgagggtggttcttgtcctttagactctccaagtacttttctagctacttgtctaatctttgatgccatctgtatcaacatatcattggcctccatatctagcttccatatttcggactcgagaagctcatttttgaacttcacttgctttactcctttgaactcccaccaatttgttcgagctacactatttcttctgatcttacttgaattgttcctaaacttgacatccaagaccaccaaccgatgttgacttgttaaagcctctcctggaatgaccttgcaattcttgcatagagctctatttgtcttcctagttaagaggaagtcgatttggcttctatgttgcccacttttgaaagtcactaaatgtgactctctttttataaagtaggtatttgctagtattaggtcgtatgctatagcaaaatccaggatgctttttccctcctcatttcgactgtcaaaaccaaaacctccataaacattctcataaccttgtctatcacttcctacatgctcattcaaatctccaccaatgaaaatattctcttcattcggtatgctttgcattaaatcatccatattttcccaaaacctttgtttactctcaatgtctagtcctatttgtggggcataagcactaactatatttattgtttctccttctagtactagctttactagtataattctatctcctactcttttcacagctattactgcgtctttcaatgtcctgtctatgattatgcccactccgttcttgtttctctcctttccggtaaaccacagtttgtaccctgaattacccacttccttacctttctctcctacccatttagtctcttgaatgtaagcaatattcacccttctcctttccaaggtatccacaagctccattaattttcctgtaagtgatccaacattccaagtaccaaccctgatcctcctcctatcctgctccttcctaattggtctccttctatgatatcttctattattttctatgtctatcttgtgttctgtttcacTATTTATTCTACTATTTGTCCTAtggatatcatagaaggagacccgtccatgatgtgggaacccttgctcacttaacaccacactcgggcgccggcatggcacgtcgctttcggtgaacgccctacacccttgcatatttctcactacacccgggctccgatgtagcgcgtcgttagtagaggacgccccaacgtttatatcatttaaatccatatcatagggtgtgacgaaatttttacactagttgtcacctaccgcaaccctcctcctttatctagccttgggaccggctaagcgcaaactaataattgacctaaatttcaaattattctGTGTTTTCTCAGTTATAGTCAAtttttccaacaatttattgtagtagactgaaattgaaaaaaatatacatattttattatcaatagaaattaaaattattgtttattattattttttcatttatttagtttttcCTGTATCTTACCCAACCCTCATCTTTCCCTCTTCACTCCTTccacctctttctctctctctctctctctctctctctagcacCTATTTCCTTTCCTCATATCTTGATTTGGGATCTGATGATAACAAGTATCTCTTcagatgtcactattcaccaacAAGCATTTGGTCATGGGTGTGCAACATTTCCTGGATTGTTTCTCCATTTCTAGTTTTGGAATGTATATTATCTTGCTTTACAAGAAAAAACTGAATGCAAGTCAGAATCAAATGGGTTGACTtgagatgaaaaagaagaagaattaCTGTTGTCATGGAAAACCCAGAAGAACTGTACATGATTAGTCTAAGCTGTGAATTTCTTTTTTGGAACAGATTTGGGAGTTTTTGGTATAAATACCATCATTTGAACCACAAAAGTATTTCCTGAGTTAGATTTTACTTTCTTATATTCTATTTCACTTAATTGAATCTACTTCAGTCTTGCAATTACATGCAAATCTTCATCTAATTCAAATTATGTGACGATAAAAGAAAGTGAAAAACAAGATCTTGATAAAGTAGGATCTGTTAGACAAGATTTAATCTGTTTAGAACACAGAATGCAATACTTGGTGGTATTGCAGGCAGCAATTGATGTACTTGACTGTACATCGAAtgaattaatttttgtttgacaAATGATTGTGAGAAAAAGTGGGTATGTGTTATGTGAATCTGTTTCATTCTTGTTGTTGAAAAATCATTTTCTGATGCTAATAAAAGTCCTGAATTAGTTCAGCAAAATTGAACAGGTGATAAAAGATTTGATTTTGGAGGTGTTATAGCTCTGTATTCTTTGATCATATGCAATGGCATTTGAACATCATGTACTCTATGCCTGTGTCATTTGCATGTGCTTTTATGAGcatcaaagattcatcaagattTTCTTTATTTATGAACTTCTTTCTTCTAGTTTTTCTTGGATGTCATCAATTTTATAAAAGCAATTAAAGGTAGCTTGTTTATCTCACTTCACAAAGATGAGCTACAAAGCATATATAGTGCCTGTTTGGCATTGTTTTTAGAAGGTCAAAATTGTTTTTTCGAATAAAAGTACCATTTTAGatgctattgaaaaaaaaaacagttTGTAAAAAACTGTTTTATTGTTTTAGCATTTATATaactaaaatttatcaaatttaattttaaattaatttttaataccctaactagtatatttaaaaaagtgattttgtCATCGACAGTTTCAACAATAATACTAACCATGTCCATAGTGCTTGTTTGGCATTATGGTTTGGGGACTCAAACTGCTTTTTaggaaaaaaaatcattttaagtGCCTATTTAGTATTGAGTTTAAAGGGTCGAAATTATTTTTCTGAATAAATGTATCATTTTAGATATTGAAAAaggcaatttaaaaaaaattattttattattttagtgtttttataattaaaatttatcaaatttgattttaaattaatttttaatattgttaTATTAATAcgtttaaaaaaaatattgttcGCAATTGTAGTTTTGACAACAATATTATATAGATCCTAATTAGAGAGAGATGATTCAATGATTTAGAGATGGAAAGGAAGATTCTGCCATTGTAGTGTTAATCTAGCGAGTTGTAGAAAGTGAGATCCCAAACCTAATCCAAATATGTATAATAAAATCAAACTAATCAAATGGATTTGAATCTCAAAATctagaataaaaaaaatgattggCACAGTTTCCAAAATAATGGATTTGGACAATCCCAAGTTATAATTAATAGAGAAGATACTTGCAAGTTGCAATAATCACATATGAACATGCCAATAATTCTTAACAAAACCTAATATCTTGACTAATTTATGCTTGAGTTTTCCTGTACCTTTTGACTTGAGATAGAAGTGTGGAAAGTTCTTGTTTAATTAGCATAATTTATAGATGAACTGATTGatgtattattaattttttattactaTCAAATATAATAGATGTTTATTAACCagaaatttattataatatattaaaactaTTAATCTCATAACAGAGATAGAGTAACTTTTTATGAACAATTTTTTCAACttctaaatactaataaaaatattataccaCTAAACAATATAAATAGAAGTTATTGCTGAATAGGCTTatgttatatataaatttaattaattttttttcattaattgcataaaattaaattaaaatttcacataTGGGGATTAAAAAATGGCATGCCTTCACTAACCAAAAACTCTTTGCTCTATATGTACCCAGCTGGTATTAaagatatgaataaatattaatttgtttaattaattaatttatatatattaattaggaAAATGATTTAGTTCACACATACTTTTTGTGTGCATGAAATAACAATCATCTGatcaagtaaattaaaatttaattaattgagagGTGGAGAACTCGTTCACTTGTGATCACTTTGTATTTTTCATGGTATATGTCTAACAGGTGAGTGGTATGATTTTAATTACTAAACGAAATCAGATAAAATGAGATATATGTTCAACATTAatttaacataaaaataaataactaaataaatgaTCAGGGAAATTAATTACTAGAAAAATTCTTAggacttaaaaaaaaaagaaaaaaataaggggaaaaaaaaagaaaaaaagagagacaCTTCTAAGTTCTACCATTCTGCCATTGCAAAACCATTTCAAGATGAGAATTGCACAATTGGCTTCTCTAATCTCCCCCCATGTACAATTCTCCAGACCCATCATTACAAAATAAagtataaaaactaaaaaaaaaaaaagaaagaaaattaggaaagcaaaaaattaaaattagccCTCAATTAATGCATGTGCTTGAACTCCCATATGACTATGTACTTTCCACACCCCACCAATGTAATTAACATAGAAGAATGGGAAAGAAAAAACAAGCAGAAATATGAGATCACTTTCACATGCTTCTAGCCATCATCTCCTGGAATCTCCTGTAGGACTCTTGCTTCTCCAGCCTGAACTTTTCATGGCAGCTCGCAATGAACATTTCTGCTAGCCGATCGATCTCATTCACATCAccctcatcatcatcatctccgttattattatcattagacTTGTCTTGAACCTTCTGATCTTCCAGCCAATGAAGATACCCTGAAAGCTGAGACTCTGGATTTTCCTCACTTGTTGTAATTACAGAATTCCACGTTGAGTCATAGTACCCACCAACAACTACAGGTTCTTGCACTGGCAAAACATGAGAAGAGCACCAGTTATAGTGTAATCTAAATGATCCAAAAAATACCTTCCTTTGCCTGTGCTTCCTTTTGATTGCCTTTGTGGAGCAAATGAGGTTTATTGGCTGGCTTTCTTTAAGGATCTGAGCAAGAATGGATTTTGCTTTAGAGAGAGCTCGAACGATCCTGCACACGTGGGAGATAATGAGTGTGTggataagggttttgatcttcatGGAGCTCAGGGTGGAAGATGGTGTCTTTGCTGAGAAAACTTGAAGAGGGTGCAGAGTTTTGAGGTTGGGTGAGGTGACCATTGTGTGTGTGTTTTCTTGGCCTGTGTAGTGGTGGGGTTTCTTGGTTTCTATCAAATGGAATTTATAAAGGGTCTTGATTACCAATTTGCCACTAGACTTTTAGGTTATTTAAAGGGAGAGTCACCCACTATGCAGATTGTGAAGACTATTTCCTCATTTCCcctttttctttttcactttcTTGGACGTGCAATTGACAAGGACTTTGGAAAAATCTTGAACTGCCCTCCCATCtaaagattttatttttctttcctgtAGCTAAAGAAGACCCGctaataatttttgaaaattatttatttatttattcaaactCGAAGTCTCGTCACTCGGAACAATAAAAATCACTCTAAATATTGTTAAATTAAAGCTCAGTGTTCATAGAAACAGTAGACATTGATAAAAGTATAACTATTATAATCTTAATCTCATTTGAAAATGAGTTTAACAATAATCGTGCACTTTTTatacacactttaattaatttgacatatatttttatataaatatctaATGTAACAATCATTAAACTCATTATTATATGAGTTTGAATTTATATTAGATGCACGTACAGCCAAATTCATGGAAAATTATTAAGAGTTAATGAGCATGGTTAATGTTTTTTAATCTGAATATGCAACTCGAGAACGGTATTTGAGGCTTAATCTTCGCCAAAATTACCAGCCCAAGAAATAATATAATACGACCAGCTAGGCTACTCGCTAATGGCAATTACATGTAAAATTTTCATTTGGGTATGATGTAATGTGGTGCCATTTTTCTTTAACTAAAATTTTGTTTCCACATAGATGGACCAATGGTTAGCCCGATTTGTGTATCCTGAAATCCAGGGATTTTATGCTTAGATAACCTTagcattaattaattagttaatttcgaAAGTTTATAACTTTTATATTAATAAGAATTGGCAATTCTTGTGCAGCCTGAAACAACCGTCCTAGCTACAAGTCTAGCTAGGCTGTACCATAATCACAAAActataataaaaaaatgattaaggCTGATaaatgtttttttatttttctcggtGCTAAGTCGAATTAAAATAGTTCACTTAGAATTTATTTTCAAAAACCGGCTTATAAGAGAAGGTacctcaaagtttattgaccTCTCACTAAGGTTATTACCTAATAATATGAGATCATAACAATACCCCATACTTGAAGAACTGATATCCTCATTAGTCACTACTATATTGGTCATAGTCACATTGGTTATGGCTAGCATCCTATACAGTAGACCATGCCATTATATGATAGATTTAGGCTACCACTCTAAGTATCGGATCTCGCAAGATGAGactagctctaataccaattgatatAAACTGTTGAGTACCACGAATAGCTAAATTTGTAACACTTGAGATTAGGCCACCTAAGTAGAACTCATCCTTAAAAATCAGCTTGCAAGAAGAGGGTGTTTAGAAACCTATTAACTTTTCACCAAGGTTATTGCTTAATAATGTAGGATTGtcttgttgaaaaaaaaaaaaattagtattataTATGCTATGAAATcacttgttattattattattattattattattattattattattattattattattattattattattattataagataAACTATTAATTATATGTAAAACTTTGATATTAAATTTATAAGGTAAACTACTAAAGTTAATCAAATATTTAAGTGGAATaagcaaaaaaaaattgaaaaaaaatacataaatatttctcaatttgaTTAGGATAACGTGACAAAAATCTAAGTTCAACCAATTTCAATCCCCCAATAGTTTCAGATTCCAATTCATCAGAAATTGTAACTTAAAATTTGCTGTCTAGACTTGGTTAAAGAAGCATTGACAAATTGATTTTGACTTATTGATTTACATACAAAAGCTATTAATGGTGATTATTTATTGTATAGTGGAAGAAAACAAATGTAATTTCAAccacaaaaaataaatttaaaaaatgaagaaaatggggtTTGGTGTAGACTTTGGTAAAGATAATTTTACAATCAATTGAAGCAACAAAGACTTGTTTGGGATGTCATTTTCTTATAAACAAGATTAAGATTTCATAATTTGCTTCAGTAAGATGTAGTGGTCGGTATTTAAGCTCCAATTAATGCTTTTCAACTTTGGTAACTTGC
It encodes:
- the LOC110648146 gene encoding uncharacterized protein LOC110648146 — protein: MVTSPNLKTLHPLQVFSAKTPSSTLSSMKIKTLIHTLIISHVCRIVRALSKAKSILAQILKESQPINLICSTKAIKRKHRQRKVFFGSFRLHYNWCSSHVLPVQEPVVVGGYYDSTWNSVITTSEENPESQLSGYLHWLEDQKVQDKSNDNNNGDDDDEGDVNEIDRLAEMFIASCHEKFRLEKQESYRRFQEMMARSM